In Microbacterium sp. zg-Y818, the genomic window TTGAAGTTGCGCGCCGCCTTGTTGAAGACGAGGTTGCCGTGCGTGTCGCCACGCAGGGCGTGGACGAGGGCGAAGTCGGTGACGATCGCCTCTTCCAGCACGTAGGGCAGCGGACGGCCCGTCGTGTCGAACGTGCGCACGTCCTTCGGCGGCGACGCCACCGCGATGCCGCCGGACCCGTCGTAGCGGCGGGGCAATCCGCCCTCGGCCACCTGGGTGCCGACGCCGGTCTGCGTGTAGAACGCCGCGATGCCCGCGCCGCCGGCCCGCAGCTTCTCGGCGAGGGTGCCCTGCGGTGTCAGCTCGAGCTCCAGCTCACCGCTGAGGAACTGCCGCTCGAACTCCTTGTTCTCGCCCACGTACGACGAGGTCATCTTGCGGATGCGTCCGGCCCCCAAGAGGACCCCGAGCCCCCAGTCATCGACCCCGCAGTTGTTGGAGACGACCGAGAGGTCGGTGGTGCCCTGCGCGAGCAGCGCCTCGATCAGGGCGATCGGGTTGCCCGAGAGGCCGAAGCCGCCGACGGCGAGCGATGCCCCATCCGGGATGTCGGCGACCGCTTCGGCCGCAGAGGGGAACGTCTTGTCGATCACGGGCACTCCTTCGTGAGCCGGGTATGGTGCCAGACTGCGTGCCGCCACCGCGCCGCGGCAACGGCGTTCTTGCGATGTGGACGGCAGCCCGTCTAGGTTCCACTATGTGGACACCCCTTCCCGCGCCGCCGTTCCTGGCGCTCAGACCGTGGCACGCGCAGCCAGCCTGCTGCGGCTCGTGACGGCGGCGGGCGCCGAGGGGGCTGCTTTGCAGCGACTCGCCCATGATGCGGGACTGTCGCGGTCGACCGCCCATCGCCTGCTGTCGGCGCTGCGCGCCGAAGGGCTCGTGGATCAGGATGAGACGTCGTCGCGCTGGATGCCTGGCCCCGAGCTCTTCCTCATGGGGTCGGTGGCCGCCGCGCGCTACGACATCACCGATGTCGCACGCGACATCGTGCGGTCACTGGCGGTCAAGACCGAGGAGAGCGCGTTCCTGTCGGTGCGGCGCGGCGATGAGACCGTATGCCTCGTCCGCGAGGACGGCGCCTTCCCCATCCGCTCGTTCGTGTTGAGCGAAGGGGTGCGGTTTCCGCTCGGCGTGGCATCCGCGGGACTGGCGATCCTCGCCTTCCTGCCGGACGACGACGTCGACGCCTACCTGGCGCGGCATCCGGAGCTCGTCGACCGCTTCGGCACGCGCCATGCGCCGGCTGTGCTGCGCACACGACTGGCCGACACCCGCGACCGGGGATACGCGGTCAACCCCGGGCTCATCGTCGAAGGCTCGTGGGGGCTGGGCGCGGCGGTGTTCGACCGCGCCGGCCGGCCGGAGTGGGCGCTCAGCCTGACCGGGGTCGAGTTCCGCTTCTCCCCCGAACGGCTGCCGGCGCTCGGCCGTACCCTGCTCGCCCACGCGCACCAGCTGTCGTCGCGCATCGCCTCGGCGCGGTCCTGACGCCGCGGGCTCTCCGCCGGTCGTCGCGAGCGCAGGAGATACCGCGAATACAGGATGGATGCCGCCGGAAACGACCTGCGCCCGTGGGATCTCCTGCGTTCGCTAGAGCACACGCCGCGTGTCGGTCGCCGGCAGCACCGCGAGCAATCCCCGCCGCCCTCGTGCCGCGCCGAG contains:
- a CDS encoding IclR family transcriptional regulator, whose product is MDTPSRAAVPGAQTVARAASLLRLVTAAGAEGAALQRLAHDAGLSRSTAHRLLSALRAEGLVDQDETSSRWMPGPELFLMGSVAAARYDITDVARDIVRSLAVKTEESAFLSVRRGDETVCLVREDGAFPIRSFVLSEGVRFPLGVASAGLAILAFLPDDDVDAYLARHPELVDRFGTRHAPAVLRTRLADTRDRGYAVNPGLIVEGSWGLGAAVFDRAGRPEWALSLTGVEFRFSPERLPALGRTLLAHAHQLSSRIASARS
- a CDS encoding CoA transferase subunit A, with the translated sequence MIDKTFPSAAEAVADIPDGASLAVGGFGLSGNPIALIEALLAQGTTDLSVVSNNCGVDDWGLGVLLGAGRIRKMTSSYVGENKEFERQFLSGELELELTPQGTLAEKLRAGGAGIAAFYTQTGVGTQVAEGGLPRRYDGSGGIAVASPPKDVRTFDTTGRPLPYVLEEAIVTDFALVHALRGDTHGNLVFNKAARNFNPLAAMAGKVCIAQVEQLVQPGEIDPDDVHLPGVYVHRLVEVGGDIPKRIERRTVRPEGK